A stretch of the Porites lutea chromosome 12, jaPorLute2.1, whole genome shotgun sequence genome encodes the following:
- the LOC140953648 gene encoding uncharacterized protein, producing MAEVERLGKKIEAVNEKVKNISEAIESMENYSYQYNIKLVGFPELYEHKSANDTAKLCLEIFKAIGASELTGQDIDIAHRVQSRSDIGPKPIICKFVRRLAKENVMNHRREVESISPSTPACSAETSLQQAKIYDHLTPRLQHLLSEANKFKTAHQFQYCWAKYGQILFRKTQESGVIKLKSIEDLSRLTNSLELE from the coding sequence ATGGCCGAAGTAGAGCGACTCGGTAAGAAGATTGAAGCTGTTaatgaaaaagtcaaaaacatCAGTGAAGCAATAGAAAGCATGGAAAATTACAGCTACCAATATAATATAAAACTTGTTGGATTCCCCGAACTCTACGAACATAAATCGGCGAATGACACTGCGAAACTATGCCTCGAAATCTTTAAAGCCATCGGTGCAAGTGAATTAACTGGTCAAGATATTGATATCGCTCACCGTGTGCAATCAAGAAGTGACATTGGACCCAAACCAATTATCTGTAAATTCGTTCGAAGATTGGCGAAGGAAAATGTTATGAACCACCGACGAGAAGTGGAAAGTATTTCTCCCTCTACTCCGGCTTGCAGTGCGGAAACTTCTTTGCAGCAAGCCAAGATTTATGATCACTTAACACCAAGATTACAGCACCTCTTATCAGAAGCAAATAAATTCAAGACAGCGCATCAGTTTCAGTATTGTTGGGCGAAATATGGCCAGATTCTTTTTCGCAAGACGCAGGAATCTGGAGTGATCAAGCTGAAGTCAATTGAAGACTTGAGCAGGCTAACAAATAGTCTGGAACTTGAGTGA